The Saccharomonospora cyanea NA-134 genome includes a region encoding these proteins:
- a CDS encoding DUF3558 domain-containing protein: MKRVVAVLSVGLAVLAVAGCSEESAGEAAPGSESSVPGPAEQTSASSSSEPGLPHSGAPAVTDPLPESVLSVHPCDVLTRQQVQGALGPAASEGERRDLDEVGPGCDWGNLDTLGGLRIGFSVVSREGLSAQYANTKPQVKVFRESGPVAGFPAVAYKTSEDDSYCTVAVGLANEYSITTTVTLSAEKEAEGVDSCVPAERVAEMVVGNLKAKAGR; this comes from the coding sequence ATGAAGCGCGTGGTTGCAGTGCTGAGTGTCGGTCTTGCCGTGCTAGCGGTCGCGGGATGTTCGGAGGAGTCGGCTGGTGAGGCGGCTCCGGGGTCGGAGTCGTCGGTGCCGGGGCCCGCCGAGCAGACGTCGGCGAGTTCTTCGAGCGAACCCGGTTTGCCGCACAGCGGTGCTCCAGCGGTGACGGACCCGTTGCCGGAGTCGGTGCTGTCTGTTCATCCGTGTGACGTCCTCACTCGGCAACAGGTGCAGGGCGCATTGGGTCCGGCTGCGTCGGAAGGTGAGCGCAGGGATCTCGACGAGGTGGGGCCGGGCTGTGACTGGGGAAACCTGGATACCCTCGGCGGGCTTCGGATCGGTTTTAGCGTCGTGTCGCGAGAAGGGCTTAGCGCGCAGTATGCGAACACGAAGCCCCAAGTAAAGGTTTTCCGGGAATCGGGGCCGGTAGCGGGCTTTCCTGCGGTGGCTTACAAGACCAGCGAAGACGATAGTTACTGCACCGTGGCTGTGGGACTGGCTAACGAGTACTCGATCACGACAACTGTGACTCTCAGCGCCGAGAAGGAAGCCGAGGGGGTTGACTCCTGCGTCCCGGCGGAGAGGGTCGCCGAGATGGTCGTGGGGAATCTGAAGGCCAAAGCGGGGAGATAA